One Pleuronectes platessa chromosome 9, fPlePla1.1, whole genome shotgun sequence genomic region harbors:
- the LOC128448219 gene encoding uncharacterized protein LOC128448219: MEVNWIISNRKYRIVYKHYTKRKQPTSHSAQPRMADPGLSQSTIGSAYPPSSRPAARSDGSGGRKIKTLGIKIQFSTKRPKKVKRSGFVHWMNDTVKSMAPSWMKKYFKKKGAIAEEGAVPGTDQNCQSPPPPCPYCSEVGPLRLDGCDSPEPSTSSTVPAYSDVPTSKMVSLRKLSSREMDKANSRPQPSRSSRNNPASNLSLFGTYSTLDRTALNSSQNGDSPFYPGKTSYGGRAASRSPHRRAETPCQSLVRRPITAKPARAQPCGVKSNAARRILQSLESMSSPVAVSLHTHG, encoded by the exons ATGGAGGTCAACTGGATAATTAGTAACAGGAAATACCGCATCGTCTACAAGCATTACACCAAGAGGAAACAG ccCACAAGCCACTCAGCTCAACCACGTATGGCAGACCCAGGTCTATCCCAAAG CACAATTGGCTCCGCCTATCCCCCCTCCAGCAGGCCAGCAGCCAGAAGCGATGGTTCGGGAGGGAGAAAGATAAAGACTCTCGGGATCAAGATACAATTCTCCACAAAACGCCCCAAGAAGGTTAAG AGGTCAGGCTTCGTCCATTGGATGAACGACACAGTCAAGAGCATGGCTCCTTCCTGGATGAAGAAATACTTTAAGAAGAAAGGTGCTATTGCAGAAGAGGGTGCTGTACCAGGGACAGACCAGAACTGCCAGTCACCGCCTCCTCCTTGTCCCTATTGCAGCGAAGTGGGACCTCTTCGTCTTGATGGATGTGACTCCCCAGAACCTAGCACTAGTTCCACAG TACCAGCGTACTCAGATGTCCCCACTTCAAAAATGGTATCACTTCGCAAGCTTTCGTCCCGAGAGATGGACAAAGCAAACTCTAGGCCTCAGCCTTCCCGGTCCAGTCGGAATAACCCTGCATCCAACCTGTCCCTTTTTGGAACATAT TCGACATTAGACCGCACAGCACTGAACTCCAGCCAAAACGGAGATTCACCCTTCTACCCTGGGAAGACCAGCTATGGTGGGAGAGCGGCAAGCAGGAGCCCTCACAGGCGTGCTGAAACACCATGCCAG AGCCTAGTGAGGAGACCTATCACGGCCAAGCCTGCTAGAGCTCAGCCCTGTGGGGTGAAGAGTAACGCAGCCAGACGCATCCTGCAGTCATTGGAGAGCATGTCCAGCCCTGTGGCTGTGAGTTTACACACGCATGGATGA